In Harpia harpyja isolate bHarHar1 chromosome 12, bHarHar1 primary haplotype, whole genome shotgun sequence, a single window of DNA contains:
- the HSPB1 gene encoding heat shock protein beta-1: MAERRVPFTFLRSPSWDPFRDWYHGSRLFEQSFGMPHIPEDWYKWPSGSAWPGYFRLLPRESALLPAPGSPYGQALSRQLSSGISEIRQTADSWKVTLDVNHFAPEELVVKTKDNIVEITGKHEEKQDEHGFISRCFTRKYTLPPGVEATAVRSSLSPDGMLTVEAPLPKPAIQSAEITIPVTVESQAKEPAKK; the protein is encoded by the exons ATGGCCGAACGCCGCGTCCCCTTCACCTTCCTGCGCAGCCCCAGCTGGGACCCCTTCCGCGACTGGTACCATGGCAGCCGCCTCTTCGAGCAGTCCTTTGGGATGCCCCATATCCCTGAGGATTGGTACAAATGGCCGAGCGGCAGCGCCTGGCCAGGATATTTTCGGCTGCTGCCCCGGGAAAGCGCGCTGCTGCCGGCCCCCGGCTCGCCCTACGGGCAGGCGCTGAGCCGCCAGCTCAGCAGCGGCATCTCCGAGATCCGTCAGACCGCCGACAGCTGGAAGGTCACCTTGGACGTCAACCACTTCGCACCCGAGGAGCTGGTGGTCAAAACCAAGGATAATATCGTGGAGATtactg gcaaACACGAGGAGAAGCAGGATGAACACGGCTTCATCTCCAGGTGCTTCACCCGAAAATACAC CCTCCCCCCTGGTGTCGAAGCCACAGCCGTGCGGTCCTCACTGTCCCCCGATGGCATGCTCACGGTGGAGGCCCCCCTGCCCAAGCCGGCCATCCAGTCTGCCGAAATCACCATCCCTGTCACCGTCGAGAGCCAAGCCAAGGAGCCGGCCAAGAAGTAG